A single window of Arcobacter venerupis DNA harbors:
- a CDS encoding c-type cytochrome has product MKKIVLSVIFAAATAASLSAASIAACATCHGASFEKAALGKSEIVKGWDEAKTVASLNGYKAGTLNVHGMGAVMKGQVAKLTDADIADIAKQIAAMK; this is encoded by the coding sequence ATGAAAAAAATCGTATTATCAGTAATCTTTGCTGCTGCTACAGCTGCTTCTTTATCAGCTGCTTCAATTGCTGCATGTGCTACTTGTCATGGAGCAAGCTTTGAAAAAGCTGCATTAGGTAAATCTGAAATTGTTAAAGGTTGGGATGAAGCAAAAACTGTTGCTTCTTTAAATGGTTATAAAGCTGGAACTTTAAATGTTCACGGTATGGGTGCTGTTATGAAAGGTCAAGTTGCAAAATTAACTGACGCTGATATCGCTGATATTGCAAAACAAATTGCTGCAATGAAATAA
- a CDS encoding ElyC/SanA/YdcF family protein: MFIFKKIVSAFLLPIPIGLFLLLIAFVYLMFNSYKKAKIFLFIGFCWFLIFSFQPFSNAILAPLENSYPALLQTPKVNYILVLGSGHKTNESLSITSQVKMVAINRLVEGIKHYKNLENAKLILSGYGANDEYSHAYMQEKLAISLGVKQEDIIRLDTTKDTKEEAIETKRIVGDEAFILVTSASHMKRAVLLFQKEGLHVIASPTNNLAYKDDSYSAYFSAKNIRNSEMAIHEYLGLAYSWLKNEI, encoded by the coding sequence ATGTTTATATTTAAAAAAATTGTTTCAGCGTTTTTGTTGCCAATTCCAATTGGTCTTTTTTTACTTCTTATCGCTTTTGTTTATTTGATGTTTAACTCTTATAAAAAAGCGAAGATATTTTTATTTATAGGATTTTGTTGGTTTTTAATATTTTCATTTCAACCATTTTCAAATGCTATTTTAGCTCCACTTGAAAATTCATATCCAGCACTATTACAAACACCAAAGGTGAACTATATTTTAGTTTTAGGAAGTGGACATAAAACAAATGAGAGTTTAAGTATTACTTCACAAGTAAAAATGGTAGCAATTAATAGATTAGTTGAGGGAATAAAACATTATAAAAATCTTGAAAATGCAAAATTAATTCTTTCAGGATATGGTGCAAATGATGAATATTCTCACGCTTACATGCAAGAAAAACTGGCTATTTCTTTAGGTGTAAAACAAGAAGATATTATTAGACTTGATACTACAAAAGATACAAAAGAAGAGGCAATTGAAACCAAAAGAATTGTAGGTGATGAAGCTTTCATTTTGGTAACTTCAGCTTCTCATATGAAAAGGGCAGTTTTGTTGTTTCAAAAAGAGGGATTACATGTGATAGCAAGTCCCACAAATAATTTAGCTTATAAAGATGACTCTTATTCGGCATATTTTTCTGCAAAAAATATTAGAAATAGTGAAATGGCTATTCATGAATATTTAGGATTAGCTTATTCTTGGTTGAAAAATGAAATTTGA
- a CDS encoding EAL domain-containing response regulator, whose protein sequence is MINNISILKNITILYAEDEKDLREVTHQILKGFTKKQYVAQNGQEGLELFKEHENEIDLIITDVNMPILNGLDMVKEIKKINLNIPIIVATAFSNKEYLLEAIDIGIDKYVLKPIDIAKLLQVMSQSLIYHELKDLYTDKLTNLPNRNKLKKDLDENDIDLMALLDIDEFSTVNDLFGEKIGDTILFELANKLKTYFNDEDYVVYRIEADKFTIVSRKHNQDVNEFYNLCKTFADKIEKESLLIDEDEIDINITIGIAQGDGARAFKYSQRVINYARTKLQRIMIYNESFKIQQSFEENIKWVKQLKVGFRENLFQAYFQPIVDTKTKEVHKYEALIRYITKEGVEIAPFHFINVAKKTKLYPNIIKIVIQDAFKLIKNKNKRVSVNISFDDIANEETTAFIYEILEQNKDFTEFLEFEILESEEISDFNEVAKFIAEIKKFDCIVGVDDFGAGYSNFNLLTLLDIDFVKIDGSLIERINSSKDLEIIVNTIANFSKEFKVKTVAEYVSDEDIYNKIKELNIDYCQGYYFDKPLSYDSIK, encoded by the coding sequence ATGATAAACAATATTTCAATACTAAAAAATATAACTATTTTATATGCCGAAGATGAAAAGGATTTAAGAGAAGTTACCCATCAAATTTTAAAAGGCTTCACCAAAAAACAATATGTAGCTCAAAATGGACAAGAAGGACTAGAGCTTTTTAAAGAACATGAAAACGAAATAGATTTAATTATTACAGATGTAAATATGCCTATTTTAAATGGTTTAGATATGGTAAAAGAGATAAAAAAAATCAACCTAAATATTCCAATTATTGTAGCAACTGCATTTTCAAATAAAGAGTATTTACTAGAAGCCATTGATATTGGAATTGATAAATATGTTTTAAAACCTATTGATATTGCGAAACTTTTGCAAGTAATGTCTCAATCATTAATTTACCATGAATTAAAAGATTTATATACTGATAAACTCACAAATCTGCCAAATAGAAATAAATTAAAAAAAGATTTAGATGAAAATGATATTGACTTAATGGCTTTATTGGATATTGATGAATTTTCAACAGTAAATGATTTATTTGGTGAAAAAATAGGAGATACAATTTTATTTGAACTTGCAAATAAATTAAAAACCTATTTTAATGATGAAGATTATGTTGTTTACAGAATTGAAGCTGATAAATTTACTATCGTTTCAAGAAAACATAATCAAGATGTAAATGAGTTTTACAATCTTTGTAAAACATTTGCAGATAAAATTGAAAAAGAATCTTTACTTATTGATGAAGATGAAATTGATATAAATATTACTATTGGAATTGCACAAGGTGATGGAGCAAGAGCATTTAAATACTCACAAAGAGTAATTAATTATGCAAGAACAAAACTTCAAAGAATAATGATTTATAACGAATCATTTAAAATTCAACAATCTTTTGAAGAGAATATCAAATGGGTAAAACAGTTAAAAGTTGGTTTTAGAGAAAATTTATTCCAAGCATATTTCCAACCTATTGTTGACACAAAAACAAAAGAAGTTCACAAATATGAAGCACTTATTAGATATATCACAAAAGAAGGTGTTGAAATTGCTCCATTTCATTTTATAAATGTTGCTAAAAAAACAAAACTTTATCCAAATATTATAAAAATTGTTATTCAAGATGCTTTTAAATTAATTAAAAATAAAAATAAGAGAGTCTCTGTAAATATATCATTTGATGATATTGCAAATGAAGAAACAACTGCATTTATTTATGAAATACTAGAACAAAATAAAGACTTCACAGAATTCCTTGAATTTGAAATACTTGAATCAGAAGAGATTTCAGACTTTAATGAAGTTGCAAAATTTATTGCTGAAATAAAAAAATTTGATTGTATAGTTGGAGTAGATGATTTTGGTGCTGGATATTCAAACTTTAATCTATTAACTTTATTGGATATTGACTTTGTTAAAATTGATGGTTCATTAATTGAAAGAATTAATAGTTCAAAAGATTTAGAAATAATAGTAAATACAATTGCAAACTTTTCAAAAGAATTTAAAGTAAAAACAGTTGCTGAATATGTGTCTGATGAAGATATTTATAATAAAATAAAAGAGTTAAATATAGATTATTGTCAAGGTTATTACTTTGATAAACCTCTTAGTTACGATTCAATCAAGTAA
- the ccoS gene encoding cbb3-type cytochrome oxidase assembly protein CcoS, with protein sequence MINDTLFFMLIVGIIISAGMLFLFIWAAKTGQFDDSNKIVNGLLFDSVEDLNDAINKEKSLKDAKAEKLESEKEKLKKEEN encoded by the coding sequence ATGATAAATGATACACTTTTTTTTATGTTAATTGTGGGAATTATAATTTCAGCTGGAATGCTGTTTCTTTTTATTTGGGCTGCCAAAACAGGACAATTTGATGACTCAAATAAGATTGTAAATGGACTGTTATTTGATAGTGTTGAAGATTTAAATGATGCTATAAATAAAGAAAAAAGTTTAAAAGATGCAAAAGCTGAAAAATTAGAAAGTGAAAAAGAGAAGTTAAAAAAAGAGGAAAACTAG
- the gmk gene encoding guanylate kinase: MKEKKGAILILSGPSGCGKSTLLKEVYKDIDDYYFSISTTTRAPRVGEVNGIDYFFVTKEEFEKDIQNDDFLEYAKVHDNYYGTSLKPINKALAEGKLVIFDIDVQGHEIVRNKLDSIVTSVFITTPSLEVLETRLNSRNTDSLEIIEKRIKNAKGEVEYFQDYDYLIINDDLQTAAKQLVCIANITRIKSTLFEKKNIVSSWLN, from the coding sequence ATAAAAGAAAAAAAAGGTGCAATTTTAATACTTTCAGGTCCAAGCGGTTGTGGAAAATCTACTTTATTAAAAGAAGTGTATAAAGATATTGACGATTATTATTTCTCTATTTCAACAACAACAAGAGCTCCTAGAGTTGGAGAAGTAAATGGAATTGATTACTTTTTTGTTACAAAAGAAGAATTTGAAAAAGATATTCAAAATGATGATTTTTTAGAATATGCAAAAGTCCATGATAACTATTATGGAACTTCATTAAAACCTATAAATAAAGCTTTAGCAGAGGGAAAACTTGTAATATTTGATATAGATGTTCAAGGCCATGAGATTGTACGAAATAAACTTGATTCTATAGTTACTTCTGTTTTTATTACAACTCCATCTTTAGAAGTTTTAGAAACAAGATTAAATAGTAGAAATACTGATAGTCTTGAAATTATTGAAAAAAGAATTAAAAATGCAAAAGGTGAAGTGGAGTATTTTCAAGATTATGATTATTTAATAATCAATGATGATCTTCAAACAGCTGCAAAACAGTTGGTTTGTATTGCAAATATTACAAGAATAAAAAGTACACTTTTTGAGAAAAAGAACATTGTATCAAGTTGGTTAAATTAA
- a CDS encoding heavy metal translocating P-type ATPase: MSKIKCNHCHLEFSENVMIKEGDLNFCCKGCQGVYHILKDDGLESFYDKLGNKTLAPPLKIINDDVTKFDSKNFLDNYVSVTKDGFSQIDLIIEGIHCAACVWLNEKVLYETKGIIEANINFTSNKARIVWDEEKLKLSEIILKIRAIGYNAYAYDSSVADEQASKAKRDYFIRMMVAVIASMNIMMLSVAKYTGFFTGISEEVKNMIHIGEFLLSTPVLFYSGWIFFKGGYYGLKNRMVNMDFLVASGSTLTYVYSMFILFGAKGESYFDSVAMIITFVLVGKYLEVIGKKSAVDTLDKIKSSLPLEAVVIENNIKKTVALNSIKLGDIIEMRAGEKVPVDGIITKGEGFFDESTLTGESIPVYKKVGDTVFSGTINSNALIEFEVTKDFRNSTFSSIVTLLEDSLNSKPKIQTKAAEISKYFTVTILSLALTTFLVWYFFGVDLGFNYSGANHFEKSFIVAVSVIVIACPCALALATPMASLVGISELAKKGLLFKEAKFIESLAVANTVVFDKTGTLTKGELNVAKMKILDDNIHKLNLLYSLLAASTHPVSCSIKKHLETKYELTEKKLDNVKNIEAKGMSASYTNVDGKSFELLGGNVELLKENEIYYKFDSNKTVYLFTINKRVIASFELEDEIKDNAKDLVDFLQDKNIEVVMLTGDNENVASNIAKQLGIKKYFSFQTPVSKANYIKELKKENKVVVMVGDGVNDSVALSNADVAIAMGNSADVSLAISDIVLLNSSLTSLKDAFIISRKTYKFIKQNLTLSLIYNTVTIPLAMAGLVIPLFAALSMSLSSLMVVLNSLRIKMK; the protein is encoded by the coding sequence TTGTCGAAAATTAAGTGTAATCATTGTCACTTAGAATTTAGTGAAAATGTGATGATAAAAGAGGGTGATTTAAATTTTTGTTGTAAAGGATGTCAAGGTGTTTATCATATTTTAAAAGATGATGGACTGGAATCTTTTTACGATAAGTTAGGAAATAAGACACTTGCACCTCCTTTAAAAATTATAAATGATGATGTGACTAAATTTGATTCAAAAAACTTTTTAGATAATTATGTAAGTGTTACAAAAGATGGATTTTCTCAAATTGACTTAATTATTGAAGGAATTCATTGTGCTGCTTGTGTTTGGTTAAATGAAAAAGTTTTATACGAAACAAAAGGAATAATTGAAGCAAATATAAATTTTACTTCAAATAAAGCCAGAATTGTTTGGGATGAAGAGAAATTAAAACTTTCAGAGATTATTTTAAAAATTAGAGCTATTGGTTATAACGCATATGCTTATGATTCAAGTGTAGCAGATGAACAAGCTTCAAAGGCTAAAAGAGACTATTTTATTCGCATGATGGTTGCAGTTATTGCAAGTATGAATATTATGATGTTAAGTGTTGCCAAATATACTGGGTTTTTTACAGGAATCTCTGAAGAAGTAAAAAATATGATTCACATAGGAGAATTTTTACTTTCAACACCAGTTTTATTTTATAGTGGATGGATATTTTTCAAAGGTGGATATTACGGATTAAAAAATCGTATGGTAAATATGGATTTTTTAGTGGCTTCAGGTTCAACACTTACTTATGTTTATTCAATGTTTATTCTCTTTGGCGCAAAGGGTGAGAGTTATTTTGACTCCGTTGCTATGATTATTACTTTTGTTCTTGTTGGAAAATATTTGGAAGTAATTGGTAAAAAGTCAGCTGTTGATACCTTAGATAAAATAAAATCAAGTTTGCCACTTGAAGCTGTTGTTATTGAAAATAACATTAAAAAAACTGTTGCACTTAATAGCATTAAATTAGGTGATATTATTGAAATGAGAGCTGGTGAGAAAGTTCCAGTTGATGGAATAATCACAAAAGGTGAAGGATTCTTTGATGAATCAACACTCACAGGTGAATCAATTCCAGTATATAAAAAAGTTGGTGATACAGTATTTAGTGGAACAATAAATAGTAATGCGTTAATAGAATTTGAAGTTACAAAAGATTTTAGAAATTCTACATTTTCATCTATTGTTACGCTTTTGGAAGACTCTTTAAATTCAAAACCAAAAATACAGACAAAAGCAGCAGAAATTTCAAAATATTTTACAGTTACAATTTTGTCTTTAGCCCTAACTACTTTTTTAGTTTGGTATTTCTTTGGAGTTGATTTAGGTTTTAATTATTCAGGAGCAAATCATTTTGAAAAGTCATTTATTGTAGCTGTTTCAGTTATAGTAATTGCTTGTCCTTGTGCTTTAGCACTTGCAACTCCAATGGCTAGTTTAGTTGGTATTTCTGAACTTGCAAAAAAAGGACTTCTATTTAAAGAAGCAAAATTCATTGAGTCTTTAGCTGTTGCAAATACAGTTGTTTTTGATAAAACAGGAACTTTGACTAAGGGTGAATTAAATGTTGCAAAAATGAAGATTTTAGATGATAATATCCATAAATTAAATCTTTTATACTCTTTATTAGCAGCTTCTACACATCCTGTAAGTTGTTCAATAAAAAAACATTTAGAAACAAAATATGAATTAACAGAAAAAAAACTAGATAACGTAAAAAACATTGAAGCAAAAGGTATGAGTGCCAGTTATACAAATGTAGATGGAAAATCTTTTGAGCTTTTAGGTGGAAATGTAGAACTATTAAAAGAGAATGAAATTTATTATAAATTTGATTCAAATAAAACAGTTTATTTATTTACTATAAATAAAAGAGTAATTGCAAGTTTTGAACTAGAAGATGAAATAAAAGATAATGCAAAAGATTTAGTAGATTTTTTACAAGATAAAAATATTGAAGTTGTAATGTTAACTGGCGATAATGAAAATGTTGCTTCAAATATTGCTAAACAATTAGGAATTAAAAAGTATTTCTCTTTTCAAACACCAGTTTCAAAAGCAAATTATATAAAAGAGTTAAAAAAAGAGAATAAAGTAGTTGTTATGGTTGGAGATGGAGTAAATGATAGTGTTGCTTTAAGTAATGCAGATGTTGCAATCGCAATGGGAAATTCAGCAGATGTTTCTTTAGCAATTTCAGATATAGTGTTATTAAATTCATCTTTAACTTCATTAAAAGATGCTTTTATTATTTCAAGAAAAACATATAAATTTATAAAACAAAATTTGACACTTTCTTTGATTTATAATACAGTTACAATTCCTTTAGCAATGGCAGGTCTTGTAATACCATTATTTGCAGCTCTTTCAATGAGTTTAAGTTCATTAATGGTTGTATTAAATTCACTTAGAATAAAAATGAAATAA
- the amrB gene encoding AmmeMemoRadiSam system protein B, which produces MSIRKAVVSGSFYPDKKEEILKYINHFNSVKTNDETFENIKAIIVPHAGYIYSGFTANLAYKLLNKEDIKRVIVIGPSHRAYLKGASVALYDEYETPLGNLKIDKEFSQNLIDKYDFLEFNEECEFEHSTETQAPFIKHYFENIQLVEIVYGEIDYEDLSKVIDEVLEDELNFVVISTDLSHFYTLEEANKKDNICLNAINKKDLEMFNYCEACGKTGVKAIINWAIKNNYETKVLNYCTSADVTKDKNRVVGYTSALIGK; this is translated from the coding sequence ATGAGTATCAGAAAAGCAGTTGTAAGTGGAAGTTTTTATCCAGATAAAAAAGAAGAGATTTTAAAATATATAAATCATTTTAATAGTGTTAAAACAAATGATGAAACCTTTGAAAATATTAAAGCTATTATTGTTCCTCATGCTGGATATATTTATAGTGGATTTACTGCAAATTTGGCATATAAATTACTAAATAAAGAAGACATAAAAAGAGTCATTGTTATTGGGCCATCGCATAGAGCTTATCTAAAAGGCGCAAGTGTTGCTTTGTATGATGAGTATGAAACTCCCCTTGGAAATCTAAAAATTGATAAAGAGTTTTCTCAAAATTTAATAGATAAATATGACTTTTTAGAGTTTAACGAAGAGTGTGAATTTGAACACTCAACAGAAACCCAAGCACCTTTTATAAAACATTATTTTGAAAATATACAATTAGTTGAGATAGTTTATGGTGAAATTGATTATGAAGATTTATCAAAAGTGATTGATGAGGTTTTAGAAGATGAGTTGAATTTTGTAGTTATAAGTACAGATTTAAGCCACTTTTATACCCTTGAAGAGGCAAATAAAAAAGATAACATTTGTTTAAATGCAATAAATAAAAAAGATTTAGAGATGTTTAATTATTGTGAAGCTTGTGGAAAAACTGGTGTAAAAGCGATTATAAATTGGGCGATTAAGAATAATTATGAAACTAAAGTGTTAAATTATTGCACGAGTGCAGATGTTACAAAAGATAAAAATAGAGTTGTTGGATATACATCAGCTCTAATAGGAAAATAA
- a CDS encoding ATP-binding cassette domain-containing protein codes for MNQKVLNINNLNFYYKKENPIYKDFSLELKKGELVTIFGKSGSGKTTLFELISGSLKPISGTIEKLNIAMIFQDPYNSFHPTYSILEQIKDIVGDIPQKELDEYLSKLTLQREILDKKTYELSGGQLQRCSILRALLMKPDLLLVDEPTSALDNIIAYDVMKLLITLLDKCAILLITHDLDMASWCSDKIIRLEENARK; via the coding sequence TTGAATCAAAAAGTTTTAAATATAAATAATCTAAATTTTTATTATAAGAAAGAAAATCCTATTTATAAAGATTTTTCTCTTGAGTTAAAAAAAGGTGAATTAGTAACAATTTTTGGTAAAAGTGGTAGCGGTAAAACTACTCTCTTTGAGCTTATTTCTGGGAGCTTAAAACCGATAAGTGGAACAATTGAAAAATTAAATATTGCAATGATATTTCAAGATCCATATAACTCTTTTCATCCAACATATTCAATATTGGAACAAATAAAAGATATAGTTGGCGATATTCCTCAAAAAGAGTTAGATGAATATTTAAGTAAATTAACACTACAAAGAGAAATATTAGATAAAAAAACATATGAATTAAGTGGTGGACAACTTCAAAGATGTTCAATTTTAAGAGCTCTTTTAATGAAGCCAGATTTACTTTTGGTTGATGAACCAACATCTGCTTTGGATAATATAATAGCTTATGATGTGATGAAGTTATTAATCACTTTATTAGATAAATGTGCTATTTTGTTAATAACACACGATTTAGATATGGCTTCGTGGTGTAGCGATAAAATAATAAGGTTAGAAGAAAATGCAAGAAAATAA
- the hemH gene encoding ferrochelatase — protein MQENKKALVLLNMGGARNKAELKMFLTNMFNDKNIITVKNPIIRKMIAFFITTSRLDSAWKNYEHIGNASPINPLTEKLVNKCNEKIEDFKTYQVMRYTPPFAQDVIKEILKDGINEIVMLPLYPQYSTTTTKSSIEDFIDYLPYTFGKNIRYIETFYENDKFNECIVNEILNNAENSNEYNLIFSAHGLPQKIVDAGDPYEQQMIAHVKILSEKLELKGKNFKSINLAYQSKVGPLKWLEPSLEDMLKNFKDEKVIIYPIAFIVDNSETDFELNIEYREIAHNLGIKEYKVCKCVNDSDEFIETIKDIINN, from the coding sequence ATGCAAGAAAATAAAAAAGCTCTAGTTTTACTTAATATGGGTGGAGCTAGAAATAAAGCTGAATTAAAAATGTTTTTAACAAATATGTTTAATGATAAAAATATAATAACTGTAAAAAATCCAATTATAAGAAAAATGATTGCATTTTTTATTACAACTTCAAGACTTGATAGTGCTTGGAAAAATTATGAACATATAGGAAATGCTTCGCCTATAAATCCATTAACTGAAAAATTAGTAAATAAATGTAATGAAAAAATTGAGGATTTTAAAACTTATCAAGTTATGAGATATACTCCTCCATTTGCACAAGATGTAATAAAAGAGATTTTAAAAGATGGAATAAATGAGATAGTAATGTTGCCTTTATATCCACAATATTCAACTACAACTACCAAGTCCTCAATTGAAGATTTTATAGATTATTTACCTTATACTTTTGGAAAAAACATAAGATATATTGAAACATTTTATGAAAATGATAAATTTAATGAGTGTATTGTAAATGAGATTTTAAATAATGCAGAAAACTCAAATGAATATAATCTAATTTTTTCAGCCCATGGACTTCCTCAAAAAATAGTTGATGCAGGTGATCCTTATGAGCAACAAATGATTGCTCATGTTAAAATATTAAGTGAAAAACTTGAGCTAAAAGGAAAAAACTTTAAATCAATAAATCTAGCATATCAATCAAAAGTAGGGCCTTTAAAATGGCTTGAACCCTCACTTGAAGATATGTTAAAAAACTTTAAAGATGAAAAAGTAATAATTTATCCAATTGCCTTTATAGTAGATAACTCAGAGACAGATTTTGAGTTGAATATTGAGTATAGAGAAATTGCTCATAATTTAGGAATAAAAGAGTATAAAGTTTGTAAGTGCGTAAATGATAGTGATGAGTTTATAGAAACTATAAAGGATATTATCAATAATTAA
- the amrA gene encoding AmmeMemoRadiSam system protein A translates to MENHVLLDIAKKSIEEKFDSSIKINKEQLLKDFPFLAQNGATFVTLTLNNQLRGCIGSLQAHRQLLDDLISNAFAAAFEDPRFYELTLDEFKKVKIEISILSTPVEVIYTDIEDLKSKIKPNIHGVILQKDGRKSTFLPQVWEQLPSFEEFFSHLCYKGSFEPNCLEFHPHVFTYEVNKIK, encoded by the coding sequence ATGGAAAATCATGTTTTATTAGATATTGCAAAAAAATCAATAGAAGAAAAGTTTGATTCAAGTATAAAAATAAACAAAGAACAACTCTTAAAAGATTTTCCATTTTTAGCCCAAAATGGTGCAACTTTTGTAACCTTGACTTTAAATAATCAACTTCGAGGATGTATTGGTTCATTACAAGCACATCGTCAACTTCTTGATGATTTAATTTCAAATGCCTTTGCAGCAGCTTTTGAAGACCCAAGATTTTATGAACTTACCCTTGATGAGTTTAAAAAAGTAAAGATTGAAATCTCTATTTTATCAACACCTGTTGAAGTGATTTATACAGATATAGAAGATTTAAAATCAAAAATAAAACCAAATATTCATGGGGTTATTTTGCAAAAAGATGGACGAAAAAGTACATTTTTACCACAAGTTTGGGAACAACTTCCTAGCTTTGAAGAGTTCTTTTCTCATCTTTGTTATAAAGGAAGTTTTGAGCCTAATTGTTTGGAGTTTCACCCACACGTATTTACTTATGAAGTTAATAAAATAAAATGA
- the amrS gene encoding AmmeMemoRadiSam system radical SAM enzyme, with protein sequence MKFYKQEKERLVCLLCSYYCKLKVGQTGVCGVNKNIGEKIECLVYGYLSALNIDPIEKKPLYHFLPNSTSLSLGTVGCNFRCSFCQNWQISQTSNINKNNYFSVDEIVDIAKEKNCKSISYTYNEPTIFYPFAKDIALRAKEFDIKSVFVSNGFESSEVIADMKGVIDAMNIDLKSFDKNYYKKSLGGDLKVVCDNLVNIKNNGIHLEITTLIVPTINDSKEELENIVKFIKENLGVDTPWHISAFHPDFKEFNLQRTKDETLQIAFDIAKEYGLNYVYMGNTTFENDTVCKNCGEILIRREYFNVLENKVVDGCCPKCKTKVDGVFL encoded by the coding sequence ATGAAATTTTACAAACAAGAAAAAGAGCGATTAGTTTGTCTTTTGTGTTCATATTATTGTAAATTAAAAGTAGGACAAACTGGAGTTTGTGGGGTAAATAAAAATATTGGTGAAAAAATAGAGTGTTTAGTTTATGGATATTTGAGTGCTTTAAATATTGACCCAATTGAGAAAAAACCACTTTATCACTTTTTACCAAATTCAACTTCACTTTCTCTTGGAACTGTTGGTTGTAATTTTAGATGTTCTTTTTGTCAAAATTGGCAAATATCACAAACATCAAATATAAATAAAAACAACTATTTTAGTGTGGATGAAATTGTAGACATTGCAAAAGAGAAAAACTGCAAATCAATCTCCTATACCTACAATGAACCAACGATTTTTTATCCCTTTGCTAAAGATATTGCTTTAAGGGCAAAAGAATTTGATATTAAATCTGTTTTTGTTTCAAATGGTTTTGAAAGTTCTGAAGTAATAGCTGATATGAAAGGTGTGATTGATGCTATGAATATTGATTTAAAATCTTTTGATAAAAACTATTATAAAAAATCTTTAGGTGGAGATTTAAAAGTTGTTTGTGATAATTTAGTTAATATTAAAAATAATGGTATTCATCTTGAAATCACAACTTTGATAGTCCCCACAATTAATGACTCAAAAGAAGAGTTAGAAAATATTGTAAAATTTATAAAAGAGAATCTTGGAGTTGATACTCCTTGGCATATTAGTGCTTTTCATCCTGATTTTAAAGAGTTTAATTTACAGCGAACAAAAGATGAAACTTTACAAATAGCATTTGATATTGCAAAAGAGTATGGTTTAAACTATGTTTATATGGGAAATACTACTTTTGAAAATGATACGGTTTGTAAAAATTGTGGAGAAATTTTAATTAGAAGAGAATATTTTAATGTTTTAGAAAACAAAGTTGTTGATGGATGTTGCCCTAAATGTAAAACAAAAGTTGATGGAGTATTCCTATGA
- a CDS encoding metal ABC transporter ATP-binding protein: MELINISNLFYKYNKTDVLEDINLSIKDNDFLAIIGPNGGGKSTLLKLILGLLTPQTGKIDKKIKNSLIGYVPQNTNLNIDFPITALEIVLMGHTSSKRKLFGYSKEDIACAMDSLKKVSMADFANSKIGDLSGGQRQRVFIARALCSNPKIMLLDEPTASIDVKGQREIYELLKELNKSICIVVVSHDISVLLNYAKNVAHINKNIVYHSLENMQKNINTQNEHLCEVELLSALGKSHVCCEHTH, encoded by the coding sequence GTGGAATTAATAAATATTAGTAATTTATTTTACAAATATAATAAAACAGATGTATTAGAAGATATAAATTTATCAATAAAAGATAATGATTTTTTAGCAATTATTGGACCAAATGGTGGAGGAAAATCTACTTTATTAAAACTAATTTTAGGTTTATTAACACCTCAAACTGGGAAAATTGATAAAAAAATAAAAAATAGTTTAATAGGATATGTTCCTCAAAATACAAATTTAAATATAGATTTTCCAATCACGGCATTGGAAATTGTTTTAATGGGACATACAAGTTCAAAAAGAAAATTATTCGGATATTCAAAAGAGGATATAGCTTGTGCAATGGATTCTTTAAAAAAAGTTAGTATGGCAGATTTTGCTAATTCAAAAATTGGTGATTTAAGTGGAGGTCAAAGACAAAGAGTTTTTATTGCAAGAGCTTTGTGTTCAAATCCAAAAATTATGTTACTTGATGAACCAACAGCAAGTATTGATGTAAAAGGGCAAAGGGAGATTTATGAGTTGTTAAAAGAGCTTAATAAATCAATTTGTATAGTGGTTGTTAGCCATGATATTTCAGTTTTATTAAACTATGCAAAAAATGTTGCCCATATAAATAAAAATATAGTTTATCACTCTTTAGAAAATATGCAAAAAAATATAAATACACAAAATGAACATTTATGTGAAGTTGAGCTTTTATCAGCTTTAGGAAAATCTCATGTTTGTTGTGAACACACTCATTAA